GCGCCGCTGAACCTGAACGGTCAGCACCCAACGAAACCGACGTGAACGGCATCAATCAAACAGTGATCCGCCCTGTTTGTCTTCAGTTTTCGGCTTGGACGCTAACTTACCCAGCGCGATGTAAGCACGTGGCATCGCGACGCGACCACGTGGTGATCGTGTGATGTACTGCTCACGAAGCAGGTATGGCTCGATTTCGTCGGCGAGTGTGTCTGAGGCGAGGTTGATCGTCGCTGCGAGCGCTTCCACGCCGGTCGGTCCGCCGGCGTAAAGGTCGATCAGTGTTTCCAAATATTTACGGTCGTTCTTATCCAAACCATCGCGATCCACTTCGGCCATGTCGAGTGCGGCCCGTGCGATCGGCTCAGTGATGGGGCCGTCGTGTTCTGCTGCGGAGTAATTGCGCGTCCAGTGTAACCGCGAGTTCGCAACGCGCGGGGTTCCGCGGCTGCGGCGTGCGAGTTCGTGTGCGGCTTCTGGTGTGATAGGTGTGTTCAGTTTCGCGGCATTTACGCGAACGATCGTGGCCAGTTCCTCGACGCTGTAGAACTCCAAGTGTTCGTGCATCTTGAATCGGTCGCGCATCGGGCCGGAGAGCATCCCGCTTCGGGTGGTGGCGCCGATCAAGGTGAAGCGCTTCAGGTTCATCGAGATCGTCCGGGCGCTCATACCCTCGCCGAGCACGATATCGATGCGGAAGTCCTCCATCGCGGGGTAGATGAACTCTTCCACGATGCGCGGCATACGGTGGATTTCGTCGATGAACAGCACCGAACCTTCGTCGAGGTTGGTGAGGAACGGGAGCAGATCCGCGGGTTTCGAGAGCGCGGGGCCGCTCGTTAACTGGATTGACGTGCCGAGTTCGTTCGGCAGCACAGTGGCGAACGTGGTTTTGCCCAGACCGGGCGGTCCGTCGAACAGGATGTGCCCGAGCGGTTCGTTGAGCTTTTTGGACGCACGGACTGCGATCTCCAGACGCTCCGCGACCTTCCGCTGGCCGATCACTTCCTTCAGCAGCTTCGGCCGCAGGGCGGCGTCGTGTTTGTTGGAATCGTCCGGGTTCGAGTTGGAGCCGATTACTTTCTCGCGCGCCATCGGTTGGGTTCCTGTGCTGTTCGTTTTTGCGTCCGCTCTGGGCAGGCCGCTCGTTATTTCTTTTCGCGCTTGAACGTCAGGAGCATCAGCGGGGTTTTCGCCTTTGCGTCGAACGCGGTGGGTCGGTCGGGCTTCTCGGAGTTGAGGCACAACACGACCGTGTCGTCCTTCAGTTCGTAAATGCCCGGCAACATGCGCCCCTTGAACGGCCCCTTCTCGCGCGTGGTGAGATCGATGTGTTTTGGCTTTTGGGTCGCATCGACCTTGATTGTGCCTTTGTCGGAGTTTTCGCCGAAGTCGATGACGTACTTGTCATCCGTGACGATCAGTTTCATCCCCTTGAAGTCTTCCTTGTGGTCGCGCCCGCCGAGCTTCGCCTCTTCAATGAGCCATGTTCCCTGAAGTGCTTTCAGATCGCCTTCCGGCTCCGCGGTGTGGGCGCTTGAAGTGAGCAACAGGAAGAGGGCTGCCAGGATTTGAAGCATCGTCTCAGCCCTTTTGTTGCGTGAAGATGATTGCGAATGCGTCTTGCAGTGAACGGAACGACTTGCCGGACATCAGGAGGTCGTCGAGCTTCGCGCGTGCTTCGATGGGGTTGAGTCCCAAGCCCATCAACGCGAGGTAGATGTCCTCAATGAGTTGGCCGTCGGCCGCGGTCACGAGCGGTTCCGTTGCGGGTGCCTCCGCGGTGCTAGCGCTGGCTTTTTTGGTTGTTTTGCCCTTCTTTTCGACGACCGCGTCCGGTGTTGCTGTTTCAGGGGCCGGTGCGGGCGAGTTCATCACCGCGAACTTGGTCACCTTTCGCTTTAGCGTGGTGACGATCTGCTCCGCGGTTGTTGGCCCGATGCCGGGAAGCGACGAGAGCCATTTTGCGTCCTGGCGGCTGATCGCGTCGGCGATGGTTTTGATGGGGAACGCCATCGCCTTGAGCGCCTTCTTCACACCGATCTTTTCGACGGTGCAGAACAGGTCGAAAAAATCCAGTTCCGCCTCGCTGATGAAACCAATGCGCCGCGGAACGAACCGGCTCCCGACGGAGTTGCCTTCCAGGTATTCCGTGACGTGGAACGTGATCTCCTGACCGACGCGC
This region of Gemmata massiliana genomic DNA includes:
- the ruvB gene encoding Holliday junction branch migration DNA helicase RuvB codes for the protein MAREKVIGSNSNPDDSNKHDAALRPKLLKEVIGQRKVAERLEIAVRASKKLNEPLGHILFDGPPGLGKTTFATVLPNELGTSIQLTSGPALSKPADLLPFLTNLDEGSVLFIDEIHRMPRIVEEFIYPAMEDFRIDIVLGEGMSARTISMNLKRFTLIGATTRSGMLSGPMRDRFKMHEHLEFYSVEELATIVRVNAAKLNTPITPEAAHELARRSRGTPRVANSRLHWTRNYSAAEHDGPITEPIARAALDMAEVDRDGLDKNDRKYLETLIDLYAGGPTGVEALAATINLASDTLADEIEPYLLREQYITRSPRGRVAMPRAYIALGKLASKPKTEDKQGGSLFD
- a CDS encoding TIGR03067 domain-containing protein, yielding MLQILAALFLLLTSSAHTAEPEGDLKALQGTWLIEEAKLGGRDHKEDFKGMKLIVTDDKYVIDFGENSDKGTIKVDATQKPKHIDLTTREKGPFKGRMLPGIYELKDDTVVLCLNSEKPDRPTAFDAKAKTPLMLLTFKREKK
- the ruvA gene encoding Holliday junction branch migration protein RuvA; translation: MITKMTGLLTRVLDEEARLQIGAFEYQVMVSEAVRRQIQMRVGQEITFHVTEYLEGNSVGSRFVPRRIGFISEAELDFFDLFCTVEKIGVKKALKAMAFPIKTIADAISRQDAKWLSSLPGIGPTTAEQIVTTLKRKVTKFAVMNSPAPAPETATPDAVVEKKGKTTKKASASTAEAPATEPLVTAADGQLIEDIYLALMGLGLNPIEARAKLDDLLMSGKSFRSLQDAFAIIFTQQKG